From a single Acidimicrobiia bacterium genomic region:
- a CDS encoding ABC transporter ATP-binding protein: MARMAIQAKGLTKRYEERAVVDGIDLAIPYGEVFGLLGPNGAGKTTTILMLLGLTESSAGKIRVAGVDPARDALTVRSTVGYLPDAVGFYDDLTGRQNLRYTARLNRLAKGEIESRIDGLLHEVGLTDAADGAVGTYSRGMKQRLGIADALVKDPTIVILDEPTAAIDPEGASQIQRLIRALADERSITVLVSSHLLHQMQQVCDRVAIFVNGSIVAQGRPDELATAIGEGRTTLELETEAAGPAVEQALAPLGAGDITSTGLGRWRLSVPAERSAEVASALAGAGVAVLQLRRIGDDLDEVYRRYFESKEVSDVGTAR; the protein is encoded by the coding sequence ATGGCGCGCATGGCCATCCAGGCCAAGGGCCTGACCAAGCGCTACGAGGAACGCGCCGTCGTCGACGGCATCGACCTCGCCATCCCGTACGGCGAGGTCTTCGGTCTGCTCGGGCCGAACGGTGCAGGCAAGACGACCACGATCCTCATGCTGCTCGGGTTGACCGAGTCCTCCGCCGGCAAGATCAGGGTCGCAGGGGTCGACCCGGCGCGGGATGCGCTCACCGTTCGCAGCACGGTCGGCTATCTCCCAGACGCCGTCGGGTTCTACGACGACCTGACCGGACGACAGAACCTGCGCTACACGGCGCGGCTCAACCGGCTCGCCAAGGGCGAGATCGAGAGCCGCATCGACGGGTTGCTCCACGAAGTGGGCCTGACCGATGCCGCCGACGGCGCGGTTGGGACGTACTCGCGCGGGATGAAGCAGCGGCTCGGGATCGCCGACGCTCTCGTGAAGGATCCGACGATCGTCATCCTCGACGAGCCGACGGCGGCCATCGATCCGGAGGGCGCCTCGCAGATCCAGCGCCTCATCAGGGCACTCGCCGACGAGAGGTCGATCACGGTGCTCGTCTCGAGCCATCTCCTCCACCAGATGCAGCAGGTGTGCGACAGGGTGGCGATCTTCGTCAATGGGTCGATCGTCGCCCAAGGCCGACCGGACGAACTGGCGACCGCCATCGGCGAAGGCAGGACGACTCTCGAGCTCGAGACGGAAGCCGCCGGCCCGGCCGTCGAGCAGGCGCTGGCGCCGCTCGGAGCGGGCGATATCACGTCGACAGGGCTGGGGCGCTGGCGTCTCTCGGTACCCGCAGAGCGCAGCGCCGAGGTGGCGTCTGCGCTGGCGGGCGCAGGCGTCGCCGTTCTGCAGCTGCGCCGCATCGGCGACGACCTCGACGAGGTGTATCGCAGGTACTTCGAGTCGAAGGAGGTGAGCGATGTCGGCACGGCCCGTTGA
- a CDS encoding rhomboid family intramembrane serine protease — protein MTGMPEARRPVGNVLRSRFGILLAMLAVMWLVEILDRVAFDSTLEAQGITPRALGGLDGIAWAPFLHGSFGHLLSNTVPFLILGGLVMLAGLRRWVTVSIFIAFVGGLATWLFARSAVHIGASMLVFGYAAHLIVVGFLERRARGILIAVLVALFYGSTLLFGVLPVRIGVSWEGHLFGAAAGVAAAFIVEAGRKPAGGVAG, from the coding sequence ATGACGGGCATGCCTGAGGCGCGCCGGCCGGTGGGCAACGTGCTGAGATCCAGGTTCGGCATCCTCCTGGCGATGCTGGCAGTCATGTGGCTCGTGGAGATCCTCGATCGGGTCGCCTTCGACTCGACCCTCGAGGCGCAGGGGATCACACCTCGGGCGCTTGGGGGCCTGGACGGCATCGCCTGGGCGCCGTTCCTCCACGGCTCGTTCGGGCATCTGCTCTCGAACACGGTTCCGTTCCTGATCCTGGGGGGGCTCGTGATGCTCGCCGGGTTGCGGCGGTGGGTCACCGTTTCCATCTTCATCGCCTTCGTCGGAGGCCTGGCGACGTGGCTGTTCGCTCGCAGCGCCGTCCACATCGGCGCATCCATGCTCGTCTTCGGGTACGCCGCTCATCTGATCGTCGTCGGCTTCCTCGAGCGGAGGGCGCGCGGAATCCTCATCGCGGTGCTCGTTGCCCTCTTCTACGGATCAACCCTGCTGTTCGGCGTCTTGCCGGTTCGCATCGGAGTGTCGTGGGAGGGACATCTGTTCGGGGCGGCCGCAGGCGTTGCCGCCGCCTTCATCGTCGAAGCGGGCCGGAAGCCGGCCGGGGGCGTTGCCGGCTGA
- a CDS encoding serine hydrolase, producing the protein MRRRPAILVATCIAVAAPAIESGDPAGCPDVFSEAYGDAIAARYPGKTVTAHVYDIGTGCTDSIDPHAVVTTASVHKIEILAGILLDAQAEDRRLTDLEEIRARAMIRHSANTEATALRNGIGGRTRMAELDDLFGMEATVATDPWGATPTTAADQVRLARKTLLDEDGPLRPWAVDVMWSMMTNVKPSQHWGISSGVPSGWDVALKNGFYPLGSGAWRVNSSGVVMSPDGRGYAVTILTYGWTSMSPGILAVEKISRHVAKALTDRDPICRRPTIVGTSGDDRLVGTPGRDVIAGRGGDDVIVGRAGDDVMCGGKGSDTIRGGAGRDVLRGGTGRDRLLGGRGDDVLIGGTGRGTLEGRTGRDDIMGGRDADVLSGGKGGDHLHGGGGGDTLDGGGADDLLVGGGGTDSCADPGHYEVWLVWAGCEGRP; encoded by the coding sequence ATGAGGCGGCGCCCGGCCATTCTCGTCGCCACCTGCATCGCCGTGGCGGCCCCGGCGATCGAGAGCGGCGACCCGGCGGGGTGCCCCGACGTCTTCTCCGAGGCGTACGGCGACGCAATCGCCGCCCGGTACCCCGGGAAGACCGTCACGGCGCATGTGTACGACATCGGGACCGGCTGCACCGACTCCATCGATCCCCATGCCGTGGTCACGACGGCCAGCGTCCACAAGATCGAGATCCTCGCCGGGATCCTGCTCGACGCCCAGGCGGAGGATCGGCGGCTCACCGACCTCGAGGAGATCCGCGCTCGGGCGATGATCCGCCACTCGGCGAACACCGAGGCGACCGCCTTGCGCAACGGGATCGGTGGCCGCACGCGGATGGCGGAGCTCGACGACCTCTTCGGGATGGAAGCCACCGTCGCCACCGACCCGTGGGGGGCGACCCCCACCACCGCGGCCGACCAGGTGCGACTTGCTCGAAAGACGCTCCTCGATGAAGACGGCCCGCTGCGGCCGTGGGCCGTCGACGTCATGTGGAGCATGATGACGAACGTCAAGCCTTCCCAACACTGGGGCATCTCGAGCGGCGTGCCCTCCGGATGGGATGTGGCGCTCAAGAACGGGTTCTATCCGCTCGGCAGCGGCGCCTGGCGGGTCAACTCGTCCGGCGTGGTGATGAGCCCCGACGGGCGGGGCTACGCCGTCACGATCCTGACGTACGGCTGGACCTCGATGTCCCCCGGCATCCTCGCCGTCGAGAAGATCAGCCGCCACGTCGCCAAGGCACTGACGGATCGCGATCCGATCTGCCGCAGACCCACGATCGTCGGAACGAGCGGTGACGATCGTCTCGTCGGTACGCCCGGCCGCGACGTCATCGCCGGACGGGGAGGCGACGACGTCATCGTCGGCAGGGCCGGTGACGACGTCATGTGCGGCGGCAAGGGCTCAGACACCATTCGCGGCGGGGCGGGGAGAGACGTCCTCCGAGGCGGCACCGGCCGTGATCGACTCCTGGGCGGACGGGGCGACGACGTCCTCATCGGCGGCACGGGCAGGGGCACGCTCGAAGGGAGGACCGGGCGAGACGACATCATGGGCGGACGAGACGCCGACGTCCTGTCGGGCGGCAAGGGCGGCGACCACCTCCACGGAGGAGGAGGCGGTGACACTCTGGATGGCGGCGGCGCAGACGATCTCCTCGTCGGAGGGGGCGGCACGGACAGCTGCGCCGATCCCGGCCATTACGAGGTGTGGCTCGTCTGGGCCGGGTGCGAGGGTCGGCCGTGA
- a CDS encoding GNAT family N-acetyltransferase: MGVIVRRAQAGDGAAIGRVHVAAWRWAYRGVMPDDVLDSLSEESRAAQWEVALEQGESMWVAEADGEIVGFASQGAARDEDLADGTVELLTLYVVEDVLGTGVGSALTAAVEDEWRARGIELAVLWVAVDNQLGRAFYERHGWTPDGTRKLEHVRDDEAIEAVRYAKSIR; encoded by the coding sequence ATGGGCGTCATCGTCCGCCGAGCCCAAGCGGGAGATGGAGCGGCGATAGGACGCGTCCACGTGGCGGCGTGGCGATGGGCGTACCGCGGTGTCATGCCGGACGACGTGCTCGACTCGCTCAGCGAGGAGAGCCGGGCAGCCCAGTGGGAGGTGGCGCTCGAGCAGGGCGAGTCGATGTGGGTCGCCGAAGCGGACGGTGAGATCGTCGGCTTCGCCTCCCAGGGTGCCGCCAGGGACGAGGACCTCGCCGACGGCACGGTCGAGCTCCTGACCCTGTACGTGGTCGAAGACGTGTTGGGCACCGGCGTCGGGAGCGCCCTCACGGCCGCGGTCGAGGATGAGTGGCGCGCCCGCGGAATCGAGCTCGCCGTCCTCTGGGTCGCCGTCGACAACCAGCTCGGCCGGGCGTTCTACGAGCGGCACGGCTGGACGCCCGACGGCACGCGCAAGCTCGAGCACGTTCGCGACGACGAAGCGATCGAGGCGGTCCGATACGCCAAGTCGATCAGATGA
- a CDS encoding ATP-binding protein translates to MSPMPGRNPYRPGVGLTPLYLAGRDGQIRRFASTLRGAPDIPANVRITGLRGVGKTVLLGQFERVAAEEDWAAASIELEHRHDSPEALVAVISGVCDALRAKLSRAARVRRQMGRAVDQVSRVNVGINEIKVSIDPNATDEDAELTEVLYETVVATTSRGKLGVVLMLDEVQVLEDPASLSVLIAAVSSLQRSDVPVGLVICGLPSLDALLLRARTYSERMFRGEVLGRLDDEAARDALVRPLDETGVGIDAELIDHVVRDVEGYPYFIQLWGAELWDTADHADLQQLASGLLDIVQPEIVRRLDVDFYEPRVQILTPAEQDVLVLTGECPYPPIKVSDVVEHSDRSMGNVNVLLGRIVNAGVLYRVRRGEYEYTAPRFHEFLQRRRRKDRVDQMGNAGGGPTSRSGS, encoded by the coding sequence ATGAGCCCGATGCCGGGTAGAAACCCGTACCGGCCGGGGGTCGGGCTCACGCCACTCTACCTGGCGGGCCGCGACGGCCAGATCAGACGGTTCGCCAGCACGCTGCGAGGTGCCCCGGACATCCCGGCGAACGTGCGCATCACGGGTCTGCGAGGCGTCGGCAAGACCGTTCTCCTCGGACAGTTCGAGCGGGTCGCGGCGGAGGAGGATTGGGCTGCGGCCTCGATCGAGCTGGAGCACCGCCACGACTCGCCCGAAGCGCTCGTCGCAGTGATCTCGGGGGTTTGTGATGCCCTGAGAGCGAAGCTGTCACGAGCTGCCAGGGTTCGCCGCCAGATGGGCAGGGCCGTCGACCAGGTGTCGCGTGTCAACGTCGGGATCAACGAGATCAAGGTGAGCATCGACCCGAACGCGACGGACGAGGATGCCGAGCTCACCGAGGTCCTGTACGAGACGGTCGTAGCCACAACGAGCCGCGGCAAGCTCGGCGTCGTCCTCATGCTCGACGAGGTCCAGGTCCTCGAGGACCCGGCCTCGCTCTCCGTACTCATCGCGGCCGTCTCGAGCCTGCAGCGAAGCGATGTCCCGGTGGGGCTCGTCATCTGCGGGCTCCCGAGCCTCGACGCCCTCCTCCTCAGGGCGAGGACGTACTCGGAGCGGATGTTCCGCGGAGAGGTGCTCGGACGCCTCGACGACGAGGCGGCCCGCGACGCCCTCGTGAGACCGCTCGACGAGACCGGCGTCGGTATCGACGCCGAGCTCATCGACCACGTCGTTCGGGACGTCGAGGGATACCCGTACTTCATCCAGCTGTGGGGTGCCGAGCTGTGGGACACGGCGGACCATGCCGACCTGCAGCAGCTCGCCTCGGGGCTGCTCGACATCGTGCAGCCCGAGATCGTTCGCAGGCTCGACGTCGACTTCTACGAGCCGCGTGTGCAGATACTCACGCCCGCTGAACAAGACGTCCTCGTACTCACCGGCGAGTGCCCGTACCCTCCGATCAAGGTGTCAGACGTCGTCGAGCACTCCGACCGCTCGATGGGCAACGTCAACGTCCTGCTCGGTCGGATCGTCAATGCAGGCGTCCTGTATCGGGTGCGCCGCGGCGAATACGAGTACACCGCCCCACGATTCCACGAGTTCCTGCAGCGGCGGAGGCGAAAGGATCGGGTGGATCAGATGGGGAACGCGGGAGGCGGTCCGACGTCACGCTCCGGCTCATGA
- a CDS encoding NEW3 domain-containing protein: MRRTLMAVAVIGLIYAAAPVVASAQEGAGQDEPASTTFALTTPYIGVSVQPGESATFNVTVTGPPERLVDIGVEASPDGWATTLKGGGLVVDRVMLGAEGTTLVLTVDVPADAPEGEYPLVLTAAGGGDSLSVDLSVTVSATVEGGVSLNAQFPGLRGSADTTFSFSLELANDTSEEIQFGLDASGPDGWIITAQPSGQSRASTVTIAAGATQTITVDVDPPDATPAGQYPIDVQAVGSGRTAATQVIAEVTGNYAIAIATADQRLNVDVTAGSVSELPIVLTNTGSAPLTDLSLTSTPPIGWTVDFTPAQVAAIGPGETVQVTAAVTPSEDAVAGDYRITIGASVVQVSDQVEIRATVQTARFWGFVGIAVIALAVIGLGVMFRSFGRR; encoded by the coding sequence ATGAGAAGAACGCTGATGGCGGTCGCTGTCATCGGCCTCATCTACGCGGCGGCGCCCGTCGTCGCGTCTGCGCAGGAGGGCGCCGGGCAGGACGAGCCGGCGTCGACCACGTTCGCGCTGACGACGCCGTACATCGGCGTCTCCGTCCAACCGGGCGAGTCGGCGACGTTCAACGTCACCGTTACCGGCCCGCCCGAGCGCCTCGTCGACATCGGAGTCGAAGCATCCCCCGACGGGTGGGCGACCACGCTGAAAGGCGGCGGGCTCGTCGTCGACCGGGTCATGCTCGGCGCCGAAGGGACGACGCTCGTGTTGACGGTCGATGTCCCTGCCGATGCGCCGGAGGGTGAGTACCCGCTTGTTCTCACGGCTGCGGGCGGCGGTGACTCACTGAGCGTCGACCTCTCGGTGACGGTCTCGGCGACAGTCGAGGGAGGGGTCTCCCTGAATGCGCAATTCCCCGGACTGCGCGGATCGGCCGACACCACGTTCAGCTTCTCGCTCGAGCTCGCCAACGACACGTCTGAGGAGATCCAGTTCGGGCTCGACGCATCGGGCCCGGATGGGTGGATCATCACCGCCCAGCCCTCCGGCCAGTCGCGCGCCAGCACGGTGACGATCGCGGCGGGCGCCACCCAGACCATCACGGTCGACGTGGATCCACCGGACGCCACCCCTGCCGGGCAGTACCCGATCGACGTGCAGGCCGTCGGGTCCGGCCGAACCGCCGCGACACAGGTCATCGCCGAGGTCACGGGCAACTACGCAATCGCGATCGCCACCGCCGACCAGCGGCTCAACGTGGACGTCACGGCAGGCTCGGTCTCGGAGCTGCCCATCGTCCTCACGAACACCGGCTCGGCGCCGCTCACGGACCTCTCGCTGACGTCGACCCCGCCGATCGGATGGACCGTCGACTTCACCCCGGCGCAGGTGGCGGCGATCGGCCCCGGCGAGACAGTCCAGGTGACTGCGGCCGTCACTCCCTCCGAGGACGCAGTCGCCGGCGACTACCGGATCACGATCGGCGCCAGTGTCGTGCAGGTCTCCGACCAGGTCGAGATCAGGGCGACCGTCCAGACCGCCCGGTTCTGGGGCTTCGTCGGCATCGCCGTGATCGCCCTGGCGGTCATCGGCCTCGGCGTCATGTTCCGCTCGTTCGGCAGGCGGTGA
- the rpsL gene encoding 30S ribosomal protein S12: MPTVQQLVRQGRKPKPKKTKTLGLAGSPQRRGVCTRVYTVTPKKPNSALRKVARVRLTSQMEVTAYIPGEGHNLQEHSIVLVRGGRVKDLPGVRYKVIRGALDAAGVDGRKQSRSRYGAKKS, encoded by the coding sequence GTGCCGACTGTGCAACAGCTGGTCCGCCAGGGCCGCAAGCCGAAGCCGAAGAAGACGAAGACCCTCGGTCTCGCCGGCTCGCCGCAGCGACGCGGCGTGTGCACCCGCGTCTACACGGTGACGCCGAAGAAGCCGAACTCGGCGCTCCGCAAAGTCGCCCGCGTCCGGTTGACGTCACAGATGGAGGTGACGGCCTACATCCCCGGCGAGGGCCACAACCTCCAAGAGCACTCGATCGTCCTCGTCCGCGGCGGTCGTGTGAAGGACCTCCCCGGTGTCCGTTACAAGGTCATCCGCGGCGCCCTCGACGCGGCAGGCGTCGACGGCCGCAAGCAGTCCCGTTCCCGATACGGCGCCAAGAAGAGCTGA
- the rpsG gene encoding 30S ribosomal protein S7 yields the protein MRRAPAEVKKIEADPVYRSVLVSQVINKVLWRGKKGAARRIVYGAMEIVEKRTGGEPLQTLKKAVDNIRPQVEVRSRRVGGSSYQVPVEVRARRAQTLAVRWLVEFARRRKENTMAERLANEILDAANRTGAAVKRREDVHKMAESNKAFAHYRW from the coding sequence ATGCGCAGAGCCCCCGCAGAAGTCAAGAAGATCGAGGCGGACCCCGTATATCGAAGCGTCCTCGTGAGCCAGGTCATCAACAAGGTGTTGTGGCGGGGCAAGAAGGGCGCCGCCCGGCGGATCGTGTACGGGGCGATGGAGATCGTCGAGAAGCGCACCGGCGGCGAGCCGCTCCAGACGCTCAAGAAGGCCGTTGACAACATCAGGCCCCAGGTCGAGGTGCGCTCGCGCCGTGTCGGCGGCTCGTCGTACCAGGTTCCGGTCGAGGTGCGGGCCCGCAGGGCGCAGACCCTGGCGGTGCGCTGGCTGGTCGAGTTCGCCCGCCGCCGCAAAGAGAACACGATGGCGGAGCGCCTCGCCAACGAGATCCTCGATGCGGCCAACCGCACCGGCGCCGCGGTGAAGCGGCGTGAAGACGTACACAAGATGGCCGAGTCCAACAAGGCATTTGCCCACTACCGCTGGTAA
- a CDS encoding trypsin-like peptidase domain-containing protein, with protein MDDESGTRVDVLPDHPGPWAATVAASAPPGGRDPAPPPAGSGPRGFRWYLFASIALLLVVVSAASFAIGRSARNEPAAAPIAPATTSAVVEPAASPEPVVAVAETLERSVVQIDTDLGLGSGVIYDSSGLILTAAHVVGDARAVVVQLFDGSKLDGTVVGTDEDSDVAVVRIESTGLVAADLAIDEDLRVGQMAIALGSPFGFDQSVTAGVVSATSRAVVDAAGVVMQLIQTDAPINPGNSGGPLANRDAQVIGINDQIISRSGGNDGVGFAIPIARAKEVADQLVEGRVIEQAFLGVSGTDPALGQAGGLVTEVVAGSPADEAGLESGDLVTAVDDVTITSFTELAGAVRAHRPGDQVTLSLTRNGNQNQVRVTLGGS; from the coding sequence ATGGACGACGAATCCGGCACGAGGGTGGACGTCCTCCCCGACCACCCGGGGCCCTGGGCAGCCACGGTCGCCGCATCGGCGCCACCCGGCGGCCGCGACCCGGCCCCGCCTCCGGCCGGGAGCGGGCCGCGCGGCTTCCGTTGGTACCTGTTCGCATCCATCGCACTCCTGCTCGTCGTCGTGTCGGCGGCGTCGTTCGCGATCGGCAGGAGCGCCCGAAACGAGCCTGCCGCCGCGCCCATCGCTCCTGCCACGACCAGCGCCGTGGTAGAGCCGGCGGCGTCTCCCGAGCCGGTCGTCGCCGTTGCGGAGACGCTGGAACGCTCCGTCGTGCAGATCGACACCGATCTCGGCCTCGGCTCCGGGGTCATCTACGACTCTTCGGGTCTGATCCTCACGGCCGCCCACGTCGTTGGCGATGCTCGAGCAGTCGTCGTCCAGCTCTTCGACGGGTCCAAGCTCGACGGGACGGTGGTGGGAACGGACGAGGACAGTGACGTCGCGGTTGTGAGGATCGAGTCGACCGGGCTCGTCGCCGCCGACCTCGCAATCGACGAGGACCTCCGGGTCGGCCAGATGGCGATCGCACTCGGCAGCCCGTTCGGGTTCGACCAGAGCGTGACCGCCGGAGTCGTGAGCGCCACGAGCCGAGCCGTCGTCGACGCCGCAGGAGTCGTGATGCAGCTCATCCAGACGGACGCTCCGATCAATCCCGGCAACTCGGGAGGCCCCCTGGCGAATCGGGACGCCCAGGTGATCGGGATCAACGACCAGATCATCAGCAGGTCCGGCGGCAACGACGGGGTCGGCTTCGCCATCCCGATCGCACGCGCCAAGGAAGTGGCCGATCAGCTGGTCGAAGGCCGGGTGATCGAGCAGGCGTTCCTCGGGGTGAGCGGCACCGATCCGGCGCTCGGACAGGCAGGTGGGCTCGTCACCGAGGTCGTGGCAGGATCACCCGCAGACGAGGCAGGGCTCGAGTCGGGCGACCTCGTCACGGCCGTCGACGACGTCACGATCACGTCCTTCACGGAGCTCGCAGGAGCTGTGCGCGCACATCGGCCGGGAGATCAGGTAACACTGTCCCTGACACGCAACGGAAACCAGAACCAGGTCCGGGTGACGCTCGGCGGGAGCTGA
- a CDS encoding ABC transporter permease produces the protein MSARPVEAPPRPAPPRRSPAGWRIVARKELADHLLSARFAVLLVVIGLTGVAAVYAAASAIRDIAPDASGSPALFLKLFTVTADPIPFSFVQFVTFLGPLLGIAFGFDAVNGERADGTLPRLVSQPIYRDDVVNGKYVAGLGVISAILIFVLAIVAGFGIVRLGIVPTGSEVARMVVWLVGAIVYVGVWLALAILCSVLTKKASTAALFAIAAWLVFTLFFGLITNIVADAISPEGATTGEVLDNIKMEQALNRISPNTLFDESTAALLDPQVRTLGVVTFEQLDRAVVSELSIVQSLLLVWPQLTGLIALTTVLFAASYLAFMRQEVRA, from the coding sequence ATGTCGGCACGGCCCGTTGAGGCGCCTCCCCGGCCGGCACCACCGCGCCGGTCGCCGGCCGGCTGGCGGATCGTCGCCCGGAAAGAGTTGGCGGATCACCTGCTCTCAGCCCGTTTCGCAGTCCTCTTGGTCGTCATCGGACTCACCGGCGTCGCCGCGGTGTACGCGGCTGCGAGCGCCATCCGGGACATCGCCCCGGACGCCTCGGGCTCGCCTGCGCTGTTCCTCAAGTTGTTCACTGTCACCGCCGACCCGATCCCGTTCAGCTTCGTGCAGTTCGTGACGTTCCTCGGACCGCTGCTCGGCATCGCCTTCGGCTTCGACGCCGTGAACGGCGAGCGGGCCGACGGGACGCTGCCGCGACTCGTGTCGCAGCCGATCTACCGCGACGACGTCGTGAACGGCAAGTACGTCGCCGGCCTCGGGGTCATCTCGGCGATCCTCATCTTCGTCCTGGCCATCGTGGCCGGGTTCGGGATCGTCCGTCTCGGCATCGTGCCCACGGGCAGCGAGGTGGCGAGGATGGTGGTGTGGCTCGTCGGCGCCATCGTGTACGTCGGCGTCTGGCTGGCATTGGCCATCCTGTGTTCGGTGCTGACGAAGAAGGCGTCGACGGCCGCCCTGTTCGCCATCGCGGCGTGGCTCGTCTTCACGCTGTTCTTCGGCCTCATCACCAACATCGTCGCTGATGCCATATCCCCCGAGGGTGCGACCACCGGCGAGGTCCTCGACAACATCAAGATGGAGCAGGCCCTCAACCGGATCTCGCCGAACACGTTGTTCGACGAGTCCACCGCCGCCCTTCTCGATCCGCAGGTGAGAACGCTCGGTGTCGTGACGTTCGAGCAACTCGACAGGGCGGTCGTGTCCGAGCTGTCGATCGTACAGAGCCTGCTGCTCGTGTGGCCCCAGCTCACCGGGCTGATCGCGTTGACGACTGTGCTCTTCGCCGCCTCGTACCTGGCCTTCATGCGCCAGGAGGTGCGGGCCTGA
- a CDS encoding site-2 protease family protein — translation MLKFQLGPIPVTVSASFLFVAFIGGSFEPVFLVPWVVGVFLAILIHEAGHAFTARAFGIRQVSITLFALGGATMYPADPSLTPKRRFVVAAAGSAVAIAAGTPFLVALRTGLIDRSSPLLFNLVFAFVFAAVGWGILNWAPIRPLDGGQMMTSLLEIVIPRRAEVVSKVASLVFGLVAAWIALRFDQRFAAVFVLIITLIGVMSPSVEAQPAGAGPTGPAPEPDRHEPERDVGPPPAFPI, via the coding sequence ATGCTGAAGTTCCAGCTCGGGCCGATCCCGGTCACCGTGAGCGCCTCGTTCCTGTTCGTCGCCTTCATCGGCGGCAGCTTCGAGCCCGTGTTCCTCGTTCCATGGGTGGTCGGGGTTTTCCTCGCCATCCTGATCCACGAGGCGGGCCATGCATTCACGGCAAGGGCCTTCGGCATCAGGCAGGTCTCGATCACGCTGTTCGCGTTGGGAGGGGCGACGATGTACCCGGCGGATCCGTCGCTCACCCCGAAGCGGCGTTTCGTCGTCGCGGCTGCCGGCTCGGCGGTCGCGATCGCGGCAGGGACCCCGTTCCTCGTCGCACTTCGAACCGGGCTCATCGATCGATCGAGCCCACTTCTGTTCAACCTGGTCTTCGCTTTCGTGTTCGCCGCGGTGGGGTGGGGGATCCTCAACTGGGCGCCGATCAGGCCACTCGATGGCGGTCAGATGATGACGAGCCTCCTCGAGATAGTCATACCGAGGCGCGCCGAGGTGGTGTCGAAGGTGGCGTCGCTCGTCTTCGGACTCGTCGCGGCGTGGATCGCCCTCCGCTTCGATCAGCGCTTCGCCGCCGTGTTCGTCCTGATCATCACGTTGATCGGTGTCATGTCCCCCTCAGTCGAGGCTCAGCCCGCCGGGGCGGGTCCGACCGGGCCGGCGCCTGAGCCGGACCGTCATGAGCCGGAGCGTGACGTCGGACCGCCTCCCGCGTTCCCCATCTGA